A DNA window from Anaerocolumna sp. AGMB13020 contains the following coding sequences:
- a CDS encoding pre-toxin TG domain-containing protein, with protein MGQLSDLTIVIPIYEAATGKTLITGDYLTNTEGAIKLVSATVSFVTLGQGALASKGGVAFAKLFAAEVVPEAAGTTVIVCDKAGVPSAVTISLAMLLGTTAGMSRFE; from the coding sequence TTGGGGCAGTTGAGTGATCTGACCATCGTGATACCCATATACGAAGCGGCAACCGGAAAAACCCTGATTACAGGAGATTATTTAACGAACACAGAAGGAGCTATTAAACTGGTATCTGCGACAGTAAGCTTTGTGACCTTAGGACAAGGTGCCCTGGCCAGTAAGGGTGGAGTAGCTTTTGCAAAACTGTTTGCAGCAGAAGTCGTGCCAGAAGCAGCAGGTACAACCGTAATTGTATGTGACAAAGCGGGAGTGCCTTCGGCTGTTACCATTTCCTTAGCAATGCTGCTTGGTACAACAGCAGGTATGTCAAGATTTGAGTAA
- a CDS encoding leucine-rich repeat domain-containing protein: protein MNRNIVKLLKYLLGVIAILFFIMICPGNRVKADSEEDFIIKDGVLMEYIGDAKHVVIPEGITEIHEWAFYQSSLESVEIPDSVVKIGIGAFCQSKLKKVDLPDGIEVISRRTFDDCNNLTEVRLPQNLKRINGQAFNMTGLTAIDFPDGFEKISGYGVFSETNITTLTLPDSVTEIGPSAFRECSKLKKVQLSNNLEIIGNNAFFSCRNLQSLDIPKSVTDIGEYAFFDCRSIKEMTIQGNIKEIKKMTFSGCRAMTKINYPDSVTKIGYSAFSNTGFKTLPITKYIKSIGESAFSNNNITSIKVPEGVKTIGNNAFGQCLNLKTVYIPKSVTSIGSEAFGQCENLEKLTISNPLCKVYTNETDNIFFKGSKIYMLEKVKLYGYKGSTAEELSKVLNVKFVSIDKTAMDYPELKNKKEPKVVTGKDSYTVAMDKEIKIPYKVTNGNGYTVKVTGGTEYIDGIGYDVVKVVKITDDYIIIKGLKWTGTVTLKIKVGFTTKAVKVTVK from the coding sequence ATGAATAGAAATATAGTAAAATTATTGAAATATCTATTAGGCGTTATAGCAATACTCTTTTTTATTATGATTTGTCCTGGTAATAGAGTAAAAGCAGATAGTGAAGAAGATTTTATTATTAAGGATGGAGTTTTGATGGAATATATTGGGGATGCAAAACATGTTGTAATACCTGAAGGTATTACTGAAATACATGAATGGGCATTTTACCAGAGTTCATTGGAAAGCGTTGAAATACCAGATAGTGTAGTAAAAATTGGTATAGGGGCTTTTTGTCAAAGTAAATTAAAGAAGGTTGATTTACCAGATGGTATTGAAGTGATAAGCAGACGTACATTTGATGATTGTAATAATTTAACCGAGGTAAGATTACCCCAAAATCTCAAAAGGATAAATGGACAAGCATTTAATATGACGGGATTAACTGCTATTGACTTCCCAGATGGTTTTGAAAAAATATCGGGGTATGGTGTGTTTAGTGAGACAAATATAACGACCCTTACATTGCCTGATAGTGTAACAGAAATTGGACCGTCCGCATTTAGAGAATGTTCTAAACTTAAAAAGGTTCAGCTTTCAAATAATTTAGAAATAATAGGTAATAATGCTTTTTTTAGTTGTAGAAATCTACAATCGCTTGATATACCGAAAAGTGTTACAGATATAGGCGAATATGCATTTTTTGATTGTAGAAGTATAAAGGAAATGACGATACAAGGGAATATAAAAGAAATAAAGAAAATGACATTTAGTGGCTGTAGAGCCATGACAAAAATAAATTACCCTGATAGTGTAACAAAAATAGGATATTCCGCATTCTCTAACACCGGTTTTAAGACACTGCCTATTACAAAATATATAAAAAGTATTGGAGAAAGTGCCTTTAGTAATAATAACATCACATCCATTAAGGTGCCCGAAGGAGTCAAAACCATTGGAAATAATGCATTTGGTCAATGTTTAAATTTGAAAACTGTTTATATACCAAAAAGTGTGACCTCTATTGGTAGCGAGGCATTTGGACAATGTGAGAATTTGGAAAAGCTTACTATCAGTAACCCTTTATGCAAAGTCTATACTAACGAAACGGATAATATATTTTTTAAAGGTAGTAAGATATATATGCTTGAAAAAGTAAAGTTGTATGGATATAAGGGGTCTACAGCTGAGGAGCTGAGTAAGGTACTTAATGTTAAATTTGTATCAATTGATAAAACAGCAATGGATTATCCTGAACTTAAAAATAAAAAGGAACCGAAGGTTGTAACTGGTAAAGATAGCTATACGGTGGCAATGGATAAGGAAATTAAAATTCCCTACAAGGTTACAAATGGAAATGGTTATACAGTGAAAGTTACGGGTGGTACAGAATATATTGATGGCATAGGTTATGATGTTGTCAAGGTTGTTAAAATAACTGATGACTATATTATCATAAAGGGCTTAAAGTGGACTGGTACGGTCACATTAAAGATAAAGGTTGGATTTACAACGAAAGCAGTTAAAGTTACGGTAAAATAG